The following coding sequences lie in one Stegostoma tigrinum isolate sSteTig4 chromosome 31, sSteTig4.hap1, whole genome shotgun sequence genomic window:
- the LOC125466108 gene encoding proline-rich protein 15-like protein: MQTEIGEPASPSWWKLTFLRKKKSSAKVLYEIPGERGCPDSKEGGGGTESRANSELEARLEKIVDKNTKGRHVRVSNSGRFKEKKKVRTSLSESPGFYNDSGNSGGAQS; encoded by the coding sequence ATGCAGACGGAGATAGGGGAACCCGCGTCCCCGAGCTGGTGGAAACTCACCTTCCTCCGCAAGAAGAAGAGCAGCGCGAAGGTGCTGTACGAGATTCCCGGGGAGCGGGGCTGTCCCGACAGTAAGGAGGGTGGCGGTGGGACCGAGAGCCGGGCCAACTCGGAGCTGGAAGCCCGCCTGGAGAAAATCGTGGACAAGAACACCAAAGGCAGGCATGTGAGGGTCTCCAACTCGGGCAGGTTCAAAGAGAAGAAGAAAGTCCGGACCAGTCTGTCCGAAAGCCCCGGCTTCTACAACGATTCAGGCAACAGCGGCGGGGCGCAGTCGTGA